One segment of Bacillus alkalisoli DNA contains the following:
- a CDS encoding DUF2332 domain-containing protein produces the protein MANYELLSQTFLNFAEKECKWSSLLYEFLSIKISKDDKLLEICSYAGKGQPVPNLLFGAVHYLLIKGKNHPLKEFYPSIVSNPKSYKDSFEFFKDFCLKYKNEIESILKTRLVQTNEVRRCAYLYPVFCTIYEKVKKPLALIEIGTSAGLQLLWDKYSYSYRQNDIYGNIESKLHITAEIKGENTPILHSTPPPVSTRMGIDLNTIDLNDEDEKLWLKSLIWTEHTERLLMFEEASNYFKEVQVSLHNGDGVSLLPNFVDTIKEDSVICIFHTHVANQMTLEMKEQLLQTVEAIGRKRDVFHIYNNIQDRYLHLDYYLDGMESKNTIAETDGHGRWFKWFLESQNAKQVE, from the coding sequence TTGGCTAATTACGAGCTTTTGTCTCAAACTTTTTTGAACTTTGCGGAAAAGGAATGTAAATGGTCTAGTCTATTATATGAATTTTTGTCTATTAAAATTTCTAAAGATGATAAACTTCTTGAAATTTGTAGTTATGCAGGTAAGGGGCAACCTGTCCCAAACCTGTTATTTGGTGCAGTACATTATCTTTTAATAAAAGGTAAAAATCATCCATTAAAGGAGTTTTACCCGAGTATAGTAAGTAATCCAAAATCATATAAAGACTCGTTTGAATTCTTTAAGGATTTTTGTTTAAAATATAAGAATGAAATTGAATCAATCCTCAAAACTAGACTTGTCCAAACGAATGAAGTACGAAGATGTGCCTACCTTTATCCTGTTTTTTGCACGATTTATGAGAAAGTGAAGAAACCATTAGCACTTATTGAAATTGGAACTAGTGCAGGGCTACAACTCCTTTGGGATAAGTATTCCTATTCATACAGACAAAATGATATTTATGGCAATATTGAATCCAAACTTCATATTACAGCAGAAATTAAAGGAGAAAATACTCCAATCCTCCATTCCACACCTCCACCTGTATCAACAAGAATGGGAATAGATTTAAATACCATTGATTTAAATGATGAAGATGAGAAATTATGGCTTAAATCCTTAATTTGGACCGAACATACAGAGAGGCTGTTAATGTTTGAGGAAGCTTCGAATTATTTTAAAGAAGTACAGGTTAGTTTACATAATGGTGATGGAGTTAGTTTATTACCTAATTTTGTTGATACAATCAAAGAAGATAGTGTAATTTGTATTTTTCATACTCACGTTGCAAACCAAATGACTTTAGAAATGAAAGAACAACTGTTGCAAACTGTAGAAGCTATCGGTAGGAAAAGAGACGTTTTCCATATTTACAATAACATTCAAGATAGGTACTTACATCTTGATTACTATTTGGATGGTATGGAAAGTAAAAATACAATTGCTGAAACCGATGGACACGGTAGATGGTTTAAATGGTTTTTAGAAAGCCAAAATGCTAAACAAGTAGAATGA
- a CDS encoding HD domain-containing protein, which yields MIKLGEKLKMEMRHSWLSNGRHESVAEHTWRVAFMAILLEPYLSQKVQMEKLLKMISIHDIIEAIAGDVPAFDTLTSQSTVESKRQKELAAIIEIRDSLPSEVGEHLFMLWHEFEEKQTFEAKVANALDKLEAQLQHNEAGIDTWLEIEFEMTFLLGKHVNFDETLTCLKDIIVNEAEDEMIKAGYDVDSFKQKAKVRS from the coding sequence ATGATAAAGCTTGGAGAAAAATTAAAAATGGAAATGCGACATAGTTGGTTATCCAACGGTCGTCATGAAAGTGTTGCAGAGCATACGTGGCGCGTTGCATTTATGGCGATTTTACTCGAGCCTTATTTGAGCCAAAAAGTTCAGATGGAAAAGTTGTTGAAGATGATTTCAATCCACGATATCATCGAAGCGATTGCTGGTGATGTCCCTGCCTTTGACACCCTCACTTCCCAAAGTACAGTTGAGTCCAAAAGGCAAAAAGAACTGGCTGCCATTATAGAAATTAGAGACAGTCTACCTTCTGAAGTTGGTGAGCACCTATTTATGCTTTGGCATGAATTTGAAGAAAAACAAACTTTCGAGGCCAAAGTAGCCAATGCCCTTGATAAATTGGAAGCACAACTTCAACATAACGAAGCCGGAATTGACACTTGGCTAGAAATAGAATTTGAAATGACGTTTCTTCTTGGCAAACATGTGAACTTTGACGAGACGCTCACATGCTTAAAGGATATCATCGTTAATGAAGCTGAAGATGAAATGATAAAAGCAGGTTATGATGTTGATAGCTTTAAGCAAAAAGCAAAAGTTAGGAGTTAG
- a CDS encoding GNAT family N-acetyltransferase codes for MDNRICTRRATLADWEELWPLLKEIGKTDSEENTKERFELIVTNTAYFLPVAIYDGKIVGYTWVQTYGPHLRSGEITSRIHDMFVLEPYRKSGVGKILMETIKDWAISTNTKWLQWNSSPKAVEFYKRLGLESIEEDPNYPLFEIEFLKE; via the coding sequence ATGGACAACCGAATTTGTACGAGACGTGCTACGCTAGCAGATTGGGAAGAGCTTTGGCCGCTATTGAAAGAAATTGGTAAAACAGATTCTGAAGAAAACACAAAAGAAAGATTTGAGTTAATAGTAACAAATACTGCTTATTTTCTTCCCGTAGCGATATATGATGGAAAGATAGTAGGTTACACATGGGTTCAAACTTATGGACCTCATTTACGCAGCGGAGAAATCACTAGTAGAATTCACGATATGTTTGTACTCGAACCTTACCGCAAAAGTGGTGTTGGTAAAATACTAATGGAAACTATTAAAGATTGGGCTATTTCTACAAATACTAAATGGCTACAATGGAACTCTAGCCCGAAAGCAGTGGAATTTTACAAAAGATTAGGCTTAGAGTCTATAGAAGAAGATCCTAACTATCCTCTCTTTGAGATTGAGTTTCTAAAAGAATGA
- a CDS encoding GNAT family N-acetyltransferase, whose protein sequence is MKIRFVKSSDYETISLLINEWWGGRNMSDMLPKLFFDHFTNTSFIAEKDGVIVGFLIGFLSQSQPEEAYIHFVGVHPDYRKHQIGKELYHQFFHVVKGNGSNVVRCVTSPVNKVSIAYHTKMGFEIEIGDSKVDGIEVHSNYDGPNQDRVLFIKHLN, encoded by the coding sequence ATGAAAATCCGTTTTGTAAAAAGTTCAGATTATGAAACAATATCTCTATTAATCAACGAATGGTGGGGAGGAAGAAATATGTCCGACATGCTACCAAAGTTATTTTTTGATCATTTCACCAATACTAGTTTTATTGCAGAAAAGGACGGAGTAATTGTTGGTTTTCTGATAGGTTTCCTATCCCAATCTCAACCTGAAGAAGCCTATATTCATTTTGTTGGAGTACATCCTGATTACAGAAAACATCAAATTGGTAAAGAACTCTACCATCAATTTTTTCATGTTGTAAAAGGAAATGGCAGTAACGTTGTTCGATGTGTTACGTCTCCAGTAAACAAAGTGTCCATTGCTTATCACACTAAAATGGGATTTGAAATCGAAATTGGCGATTCAAAAGTGGATGGGATTGAAGTCCATTCAAATTATGATGGCCCAAATCAAGACAGAGTACTTTTCATAAAACATTTGAATTAA
- a CDS encoding class I SAM-dependent methyltransferase, whose protein sequence is MVLDNFEEYDDPILYDKENESYIPEVPLLLKWAEKKQGTIIDLACGTGRVTIPLAKSEYKIVGVDIHKGMLTEAENKASKLNLQIEWVEQDCTKLNLNMKSNLIYSVGNSFQHFLTNEAQDGLLMSINKHLEVDGVFIFGTRFPSVEELLQPSTEEFWRTYTDSETLNTVDVFTISDYDSLNQIQHYTTIRKYKNIDGEIINEKRTNISLRYVFPKEMERILHSHGFEILHLYGDWKETPITNESYEMVYVCRKIS, encoded by the coding sequence ATGGTTTTAGATAATTTTGAAGAATATGATGATCCTATTTTATATGATAAAGAAAATGAATCATATATACCAGAGGTACCATTACTATTAAAATGGGCGGAGAAAAAACAAGGAACCATTATTGATTTAGCTTGTGGTACTGGTAGAGTAACGATTCCTTTAGCTAAAAGTGAGTATAAAATTGTAGGTGTAGATATACATAAAGGAATGTTAACCGAAGCCGAAAATAAGGCTTCCAAACTTAATTTGCAAATAGAGTGGGTAGAACAAGACTGTACGAAACTGAATTTAAACATGAAGAGTAATTTGATATATTCAGTTGGTAACTCCTTTCAACATTTCCTTACAAACGAAGCACAAGATGGATTACTAATGTCTATAAACAAACATTTAGAAGTTGATGGAGTTTTCATTTTTGGTACAAGGTTTCCTAGTGTTGAAGAATTACTACAACCAAGTACAGAAGAGTTTTGGAGAACTTATACAGATAGTGAAACTCTAAATACAGTGGATGTATTTACTATTAGTGACTATGACTCATTGAATCAAATTCAACATTACACAACGATTAGGAAATACAAAAACATTGATGGTGAAATTATAAATGAAAAAAGAACTAACATCAGTTTAAGATATGTATTTCCTAAGGAAATGGAAAGAATATTGCACTCTCATGGTTTTGAGATCCTTCACCTTTACGGCGACTGGAAAGAAACACCAATCACTAACGAAAGTTATGAAATGGTTTACGTATGTAGGAAGATAAGTTAG